The segment GTTGATAAAATGCTGAAAAGAAATTCAACAGGTTTCTTGATTATTTTTTATTGAACTCCCTGATTTTGATGGCCGTAATAACTCTTTTCGTATATAAAGGGAAATTGCCGTTCATCATCCAGGAATAGTAGCTGGGTTCTTTTTTGAAAATATCAACAACCGCTTTCCCTTTATGTTTGCCGAAATTGAAAATTTCATTTCCTGCTTCATCATAAATAATCCTTCCTGCAAAATCAGCATTGTTTGTTTGAGCAGAAAATTCGGAAAGTTTATCTATGTCGTTTTCTATTTTATCGTTGTAACGGTCGAGCTGTGCTTTAAGAATTTCATAAGTGGCGTTGGTATCGGCTTCAGCGGTATGTGCATTTTCAAGAACTTTATCGCAATAAAACTGGTAAGCAGCACTAAGGGTACGTTGTTCCATTTTATGAAAAATGACCTGCACATCAACAAATTTATGTTTTTTCAGATCAATGTCCACTTCTGCCCTGATAAATTCTTCAGCCAGCAGGGGAATATCAAACCGGTTGGAATTATACCCTGCCAAGTCGCAACCTTCAAAATCCTTGGCGATGTTGTTGGCAATCTGGGCAAAAGTAGGTTTGTCCTTGACATCTTCATCGGTGATCCCGTGAATTTGGGTGGTTTTGGGTGGTATGGGGATTGTGGGATTAATAAGATAGGTCTTTTCAACTTTATGTCCGTCGGGAAAGACTTTTAAATAAGATAATTCTACAATTCTGTCATTAATGATATCGATGCCGGTTGTTTCCAGGTCAAAAAATATCAACGGGTTTTTTAACTTAAGTTCCATTTAAATTTAAAGTGATAAGAAAAAACAAAAATAAATTGTCTGAAAAGTTCTGCTGTTTATCAATTTAAATTTCCTGTAATAAAGGGGAAAGTTGAAAAAATCAGAAAAAACTTTTCAGACAATCAATATAATAAATTAGTATAGTCGATTATGCACCAATCATCATGGGCATAATAAGCATCAAAATATCTTCGTCGGGATTTTCGTTTTCAGCCGGTACAATGATTCCAGCCCTAGAAGGATCTGATAATTCAAATACCACTTCAGGAACCGCCAGGTTGGAAAGGATTTCAACAAGGAAAGAAGATTTGAATCCAATTTCCATATCTTCTCCTTCGTACTGGGCATTGAGCCTTTCATAAGCCGAAATGGAGAAATCAATGTCCTGCGCGGAAACAGTAACCTGGTTTCCGGTAAGATTCATTTTGATCAGGTTGCTGGCCTGATTGGAGAATACAGAAACCCGGCGAAGTGAATTGTATAAATCGAGACGGTCTATGGTCAGCTTGTTGGGGTTATCGGTAGGGATAACGGAATTATAGCTGGGATAGGTTCCTTCGACAAGTCGGGAAAACATTTTGTAATCGGTCAGCTGGATGAAAACATTTTTGTCGTCAAACTCAACCAATACTTCATTTTCTTCTTTTGGAAGTATACTGCGAAGCAGGGTGGCCGGTTTCTTGGGCAGAATAAAGGAGGCTTCACTGTCGGCTTTAACATCTTTGCGGATGTAACGTACCAGTTTGTGGGCATCTGAAGCTACAAAAGTTACAGATTCCGTTGACAATTCAACGAAGATTCCGTTCATTACAGGGCGAAGCTCATCTTCAGCGGATGCAAAATGGGTTTTGTCTATTCCTGTGAAAAGAACGTCATGGCCCATTCTGACAGAGGATTTCTTATCTTCTTTGATTTCAGGGATTTTTGGAAAATCAACTCCGTTTTGCCCCGGTATGTTGAATTGTCCGTTTTCTGAACTGATCGTTACGGCCAGTGATT is part of the Bacteroidota bacterium genome and harbors:
- a CDS encoding 3'-5' exonuclease, translated to MELKLKNPLIFFDLETTGIDIINDRIVELSYLKVFPDGHKVEKTYLINPTIPIPPKTTQIHGITDEDVKDKPTFAQIANNIAKDFEGCDLAGYNSNRFDIPLLAEEFIRAEVDIDLKKHKFVDVQVIFHKMEQRTLSAAYQFYCDKVLENAHTAEADTNATYEILKAQLDRYNDKIENDIDKLSEFSAQTNNADFAGRIIYDEAGNEIFNFGKHKGKAVVDIFKKEPSYYSWMMNGNFPLYTKRVITAIKIREFNKK
- the dnaN gene encoding DNA polymerase III subunit beta: MKFVASSTDLLSHLQAISKVINTKNTLPILDNFLFRLENNELEITASDLETTLITKMTLENASGDGIIALPAKLLNDTLKEFPEQPLTFDINDESLAVTISSENGQFNIPGQNGVDFPKIPEIKEDKKSSVRMGHDVLFTGIDKTHFASAEDELRPVMNGIFVELSTESVTFVASDAHKLVRYIRKDVKADSEASFILPKKPATLLRSILPKEENEVLVEFDDKNVFIQLTDYKMFSRLVEGTYPSYNSVIPTDNPNKLTIDRLDLYNSLRRVSVFSNQASNLIKMNLTGNQVTVSAQDIDFSISAYERLNAQYEGEDMEIGFKSSFLVEILSNLAVPEVVFELSDPSRAGIIVPAENENPDEDILMLIMPMMIGA